The genomic interval GGCGGGTATGGATTTACATTCTTGCCGTACGAGATGACCATGCCGCCTCTGTGCAGGGAGTTGTACTGGTTCATGATCTCACGGATGCCACAGCCGAACATGACCGATTTCCGCACCGGCTCAAGCTCGGTGAAGCGGACATCGCAGGTGGCGTAACTCTTATGGGCGTAAGCGATGTAGGTTTGCTGGAGGGCGTATTCGCCCGCGCCTGAGCGCCAGTTCGTGGTATTCACCCGGATAATGCTGCGTAGGGGGCCGTTTGCGATGACATCGAACGTGTATCGGGTGTCGTGTATCGGGCCTTTGTCGGACCAGGGAGTGAACCGCGGCCTGGAAACCGAATCGGGCATGGACACCGAGTTTTCGAAAAGGCAGATGCCGCCTGCGCCGAAGGTGTTGGCCACCGCCATGATGTCGGTTCCCATCTCCATAGGCATATAGTATCCTCCCAGGTTCCCCTGGTATTCGGGATAGGCGGTGAGCATGGGCTTGCGTTTCCCGTGCATGTCCACATCCGTCGGATACCAGAGCTTCCAGCCGATGTATTCAGCCTCCCAGAACGTCACGATATGACGGCCGTAGTAGCCTATTCCGGCATGGGTCTTGTGCGGGGCGAGGCCGCGCTCGGAGAATTCAATGTAGAGGTAGATGGTCTTGGTTTCCCTGGCCTTGAGATTTGGCATAAAGAAGAGCTCGTCCCAGATGCCGTCATGGTCGATGTCGTCCTGCTGGTATTCAAGAATATGGCCGTTTGTTTCCTTGCGGATAAGTTCCGCGCCCACTTTCTGGAGCTGTTCCAGGGTCGGTTCCGGGTTTGACGGCAGGGAAGGGTCGACCACGGTGATGTACTGCTCC from Candidatus Latescibacter sp. carries:
- a CDS encoding DUF4861 family protein, with the protein product MKIKQIAAWCVLGLFTGAFLSYSADGWYTEGNDFIPKKRIKVILTNPVNTARPNCPVVISRKQLPDQNLPEQYITVVDPSLPSNPEPTLEQLQKVGAELIRKETNGHILEYQQDDIDHDGIWDELFFMPNLKARETKTIYLYIEFSERGLAPHKTHAGIGYYGRHIVTFWEAEYIGWKLWYPTDVDMHGKRKPMLTAYPEYQGNLGGYYMPMEMGTDIMAVANTFGAGGICLFENSVSMPDSVSRPRFTPWSDKGPIHDTRYTFDVIANGPLRSIIRVNTTNWRSGAGEYALQQTYIAYAHKSYATCDVRFTELEPVRKSVMFGCGIREIMNQYNSLHRGGMVISYGKNVNPYPPLTFSGSSIKAFRDFRVGFEAIALVVKDKYKPEYRNIKGFNGNHVFRLPVTPDLRYEYLIAGAWNEGAVNKTPEEFTKYVETETLLYNNPLKLTVGEMGKK